GGTAATTTCCCAGTAGCCCCAGAGCAGGTAAAAATCTTGGGAGTTAAATTCGGGAGGAATGATAATGGTCTGTTAAATTGGGAAGAAAAACTGGATGCTGGTTTGGCAAAAGTTCAGCGCTGGAAATCTTGGAAGCTGACctatagagaaagggttaatttgatcaagacttttctgatcccgttgtttctttttgttgcctATGTGTTTCCCCTGCCAGAATCTCTCTCTACTCGGCTCTACAGTCTGTTCTttcagatgctctgggggagcagactgaacccagtaAAAAGAGGGGTcactttcctgcagagaaaagagggggggttagggatggtttgtccaatcgcgttctttggcaccattttcctgaaatttaattttgggaATCTGGGCCAAAGGACGTGTTCTCTGTGGGAGAACTGTGTCAGGTCCTGGGTTTCGCCTTTTATCAGAGACTGGATGGAGGGCGGTAGAGTGAAGGGGGTCCGGATTAGGGGGGGGTACTTTCCACAGCATTTAGTTTTAGGCTTAAAGCTGATAAAGAAGTGGAATTTGGACTTTGGGGCAATAGGGAATCTTACCAGGAAGCAGTTATATGAGTCTGTATTGAATTCCTTTTTTATCTCTGCCCCAGTCCTGAAAGACTGTACAACTGAACAGATGAAAACTTGCCTGAAGTTCCTGAATGGCCATAGGCTCCCGGGCAAGTTCCTGGATAACGCCTGGCTGGCTTTCCAGGGGAAACTCTTCCTTAGGGGCAATCTGAGCTATCTGAGTGTGGTAAACAGGCTCTgcccctgggggtgccaagtggAAGAGACCACAAATCACTTTTTATTAGAGTGCTCGGTATCTCGGGCTCTGTATAATGAAGTCCTGTCAGTTTTGAAAATTGGAAGGTTCTGTCGGCACACATATGGGGAAAGGGCGTATGGGCTGGTAAGGGGAAAGCATCCTTTGGATAATGAGaccttttttgtgattttcactGTCATTAGATACTTTTTGTGGATAATGAGGTGCAGTAAATCTTTCGGGGGGGAGGATGGAACTATTGATCCAACAGTTAAAAGAATCTTGAGGGAACTGTATTTCATCTGTCTCAAAGAGATTAGCATTAACAAGGACAATGCTAAACTGTGGAGGGAGGTGGAtttcacatgggtgcaatcttcagatgttatttaattaaaatgtcattttgatgttatgtaattgaattttcattttgatgttatgtaattgaaagtttgattttctgttttatgttttaatttcttaataaaaatccctatctgatcccccccccccattgtaagcagcagtcctgccctgctttatggctgagattctagctatctgtataacagagcattctgtcacagtggcacagatcctatctgatcccccccattgtaagcagcagtcctgccctgctttatggctgagattctagctatctgtataacagagcattctgtctcagtggcacagatcctatctgatccccccattgtaagcagcagtcctgccctgctttatggctgagattctagctatctgtataacagagcattctgtcacagtggcacagatcctatctgatccccccattgtaagcagcagtcctgccctgctttatggctgagattctagctatctgtataacagagcattctgtcacagtggcacagatcctatctgatccccccattgtaagcagcagtcctgccctgctttatggctgagattctagctatctgtataacagagcattctgtcacagtggcacagatcctatctgatccccccattgtaagcagcagtcctgccctgctttatggctgagattctagctatctgtataacagagcattctgtcacagtggcacagatcctatctgatcccccattgtaagcagcagtcctgccctgctttatggctgagattctagctatctgtataacagagcattctgtcacagtggcacagatcctatctgatccccccattgtaagcagcagtcctgccctgctttatggctgagattctagctatctgtataacagagcattctgtcacagtggcacagatcctatctgatcccccattgtaagcagcagtcctgccctgctttatggctgagattctagctatctgtataacagagcattctgtcacagtggcacagatcctatctgatccccccattgtaagcagcagtcctgccctgctttatggctgagattctagctatctgtataacagagcattctgtcacagtggcacagatcctatctgatcccccccattgtaagcagcagtcctgccctgctttatggctgagattctagctatctgtataacagagcattctgtcacagtggcacagatcctatctgatcccccccattgtaagcagcagtcctgccctgctttatggctgagattctagctatctgtataacagagcattctgtcataaAACAAGTGACCGTGGGAGAGTGCCATTAAGCTGTGAGACCCTTACTTGTAGCCGGTTACATTCCTCCCCACAACCAGGTGTTTGGGCTCAGTGTCACAGAGGTACAGGTTAAAGTCATTCTCAGGGATGAGATCCACATCATGGAATATGAAGCAGTCCCAGTCCTCCTCCTTCAGCGCCTCCAGGTACCCGATGTTCAGCAACTTCGCTCTGTTGAACTTCTGGTTGCCGGTCTGTAATGAGACAACATGAGTGACACCCCAAGGGAAATATCCATATGGTACAACCAATAACCCTCCGCCGTGCCCACCTTGGCAGCCAATCAAGTGAATTCGAGACCTGCAATTCCTCCAGCAGCGGCACCGGAGGGCCCCCCACCACCCCACTGTGACAGCCGTACCTGGTGAATGACGTAAATCCCATAGTCCAGTTGTTGGCGCTGCAGGAAAGGGTGCAAGTGCTTGAGCAGATACAAGAGGTGGCGCTCGCGGTTTCGGTGCGGTATCAAGATGGCGACTTTTTGCTGAGACTTGCAGCCCTCCGGTTGGAATCTGCCATTTTCCACCTGGGGGTTCTCTTTTTTCACCTGGTTCACGCTGAGAGAAGGCTCAAACTTCAGTGGCACAGCGCCCCCTGCAGAGCGAGAATGTGCAAAGTGATCACTTTCTTGCAGAGGTTTGTGGGACCTACTGACTGGGGCTGCAGTTGGCAGCTAAGATGGCCCAATATTGGGCAGCTTTACACTGAGCTATTAATATAATGGCTGAACCCAGTGGGTAGGCCTAGGCCCATGGCTACCCCAAACCCCCTTCCTGCGCCCATACGTGTGGCCTGATTGCATGGAATCTATATGTCACACTGGGTGCACTGCCAGCCTATGGGAACGCCAGTATAGTGGAGTGCCAGCCTATGGGAACGCCAGTATAGGGGAGTGCCAGCCTCTGGGAACGCCAGTATAGGGGAGTGCCAGCCTATGGGAACGCCAGTATAGGGGAGTGCCAGCCTATGGGAACGCCAGTATAGGGGAGTGCCAGCCTATGGGAACGCCAGTCTAGGGGAGTGCCAGCCTATGGGAACGCCAGTATAGGGGAGTGCCAGCCTATGGGAATGCCAGCCTATGGGAGTGCCAGCCGATGGGCCTGCCAATGTGTCAGCAAGCATTGAACCCCCAGGTGCTACATACTGATTGCCAGAACTCGTTATCTTGCCCTAACAAGCTGGCATTTTGTTACAAAGCAAACAGGGCATTATCAGAGCTGCCCCTttgtacattatatagtaataagAAGCCTCTACATGAGTAGGTTATGTACACTCTGCAAGTTTTGTTGCCCAACCCTTTCCCACTGTTGCCAGATGCTGCGGGGCAAAGGGCAGGGCTTAttggaactctgagtatcactcatgtattataagggataatgtaccccctactgtaaatgataaggatattagcagtcactgaggggttctgtgccccccatataaaggcacaaggctgcaggctgagttatacagggaactctgagtatcactcatgtattataagggataatgtaccccctactgtaaatgataaggatattagcagtcactgaggggttctgtgccccccatataaaggcacaaggctgcaggctgagttatacagggaactctgagtatcactcatgtattataagggataatgtaccccctactgtaaatgataaggatattagcagtcactgaggggttctgtgcccatataaaggcacaaggctgcaggctgagttatacagggaactctgagtatcactcatgtattataagggataatgtaccccctactgtaaatgataaggatattagcagtcactgaggggctctgtgccccccatataaaggcacaaggctgcaggccgagttatacagggaactctgagtatcactcatgtattataagggataatgtaccccctactgtaaatgataaggatattagcagtcactgaggggttctgtgcccatataaaggccacgggccaaacaatcaaaattaaaatggcaggcacaGGTgccgtcggatcagggaccgcatccacaagccaatgcagtccccgatcagacggaaaaatcaaacctggccgatcgagatctgccaaATTTCAGGTGGCATCTCGGCTGGGTAGGCCGGGGGGGCCCATACTtgggcaaataagctgcagaAAGGGAAGGGGCAATTGCAGTTACTCACTGAGAAGGGGGGAGAGGGCAGGGCAGAGCTTCTCTGGCTCCTTGGCTGTTTCCATAACAAGCCCTGCCGGCGCTCTCTCCTCTTGCTTTTCACTCGCCCTCTCCATGGAGATGTCTCTCCACCTATAATCCATGAGCTGTTTGGACCTGTGTGCGTATCGGGCCACGTGGGGCAAGTTGAGCGCAGCCCAGCCCAGGAGCAGCAGGCCCAGGCTTATAATAACCAGCATCCGGATCTTGCAGAGCGTCAGCGAGCTGCTCAGTCCCATTGCTGGTCGGTCTCGGCTGAAAAAGATCCAAAAATCGCTCCAAACTCCGACCAACTAGCGCGGCGTCCTGGTGTCAGATACGTCCCACCACTGATAATACATCGTCCCCCCCGAGGCTGTGGGGTCACACGGGTTTCCAACCCCAAAATCTCACCTGGAAAGGAACAGAAAGTTATTATAATGCAATTAATAGGAGCAGAACCCAGTCCGACGGGTCCGATATAATGGGCTGTATTGGAACTCAGTCCTACGGGATCCTGGGAAATCCTTTCTGCCTCTGTGGCATATAAATAGCAGGGGATACCTGAGCTGCACTGTGGGCAACCAATGAAAGCAGTGAGAGTAATAGAGCCCCGCCCCCTTTTTTCACACCAAACAGTTTGTGAGCACAAATGACAGCTGAGTAATCGCTACTCACTAGGGAACAGCACGGCACTGTGGGTAACACCCGCCCCCCATTTCActatttattcagcagctctccagattggagtttcagcagctgtttggttgctagggtcctaattaccttagcaaccagggagtggtttgattgagagacatgaatatgaataggagaggggctgaatagaaaggcaaatgccccttttgcccatttattaaaacactcAGTATATGTATCACTATTTCACTATATCAAATAGGGGCTCCCATACGTCCCGGTTTTACAGGATCAACCCCCCCACTTCAACAGCAAATATGATGGGTTTTTGGGTCTTGGTGTTGCTTTATTCTCCATCCCAGTGAGGGACAGAGAGCTCCACGTGTATCTCGGGGCAAtatgacagtgtgtaagtgttgCCTGAGGGCCCTCCCCGAGAGACTGGGAGTGATGTGTTTGTACTATGGGCCATTAAGGGAGTGTAAACAGGGCATTTATTCTTGTTATATCCACACACGGCTCAGCCGTCATACTAACTGCATGTAGCACATACAAGTATCCACGTATCCACTGCCATTCCGGCTCTCTAGGCGTATCCGCTCGTATTCCGGCTCTCTAGGCGTATCCGCTCGTATTCCGGCTCTCTAGGCGTATCCGCTCGTATTCCGGCTCTCTAGGCGTATCCGCTCGTATTCCGGCTCTCTAGGCGTATCCGCTCGTATTCCGGCTCTCTAGGCGTATCCGCTGCCATTCCGGCTCTCTAGGCGTATCCGCTGCCATTCCGGCTCTCTGGGCGTATCCGCTGCCATTCCGGCTCTCTGGGCGTATCCGCTCCCATTCCGGCTCTCTGGGCGTATCCGCTGCCATTCCGGCTCTCTGGGCGTATCCGCTGCCATTTCGGCTCTCTGGGCGTATCCGCTCCCGTTCCGGCTCTCTGGGCGTATCCGCTCCCGTTCCGGCTCTCTGGGCGTATCCGCTGCCGTTCCGGCTCTCTAGGCGTATCCGCTCCCGTTCCGGCTCTCTGGACATATCCGCTCCCGTTATGGCTCTCTAGGCGTATCCGCTCCCGTTCCGGCTCTCTGGACATATCCGCTCCCGTTCCGGCTCTCTAGGCGTATCCGCTCCCGTTCCGGCTCTCTGGACATATCCGCTCCCGTTATGGCTCTCTGGACATATCCGCTCCCGTTCCGGCTCTCTGGACATATCCTCTCCCGTTATGGCTCTCTGGACATATCCGCTCCCGTTATGGCTCTCTGGACATATCCGCTCCCGTTATGGCTCTCTGGACATATCCGCTCCCGTTCCGGCTCTCTGGACATATCCGCTCCCGTTATGGCTCTCTGGACATATCCTCTCCCGTTATGGCTCTCTGGACATATCCGCTCCCGTTATGGCTCTCTGGACATATCCGCTCCCGTTATGGCTCTCTGGACATATCCGCTCCCGTTATGGCTCTCTGGACATATCCGCTCCCGTTATGGCTCTCTGGACATATCCGCTCCCGTTATGGCTCTCTGGACATATCCGCTCCCGTTATGGCTCTCTGGACATATCCGCTCCCATTCCATAAATTACCCATTAGGGTACAAACATGCCATTAGCTGTAGCTCACAAAAAGAGTATGAAATTCCTACACCCTACATGGTTACTATGTACAGTTTATTTACCTATATTTTCTGCATGACGCCATAGGAAATAATTAGGTAATGCTGCCCAGGCCTGTCATCTACCCCCAGTGCGCTGTACTGAAATACTGAGAACATTACAAGACTAGCAGTGTGCGAGT
This sequence is a window from Xenopus tropicalis strain Nigerian chromosome 2, UCB_Xtro_10.0, whole genome shotgun sequence. Protein-coding genes within it:
- the b4galt4 gene encoding beta-1,4-galactosyltransferase 4; translation: MGLSSSLTLCKIRMLVIISLGLLLLGWAALNLPHVARYAHRSKQLMDYRWRDISMERASEKQEERAPAGLVMETAKEPEKLCPALSPLLRGAVPLKFEPSLSVNQVKKENPQVENGRFQPEGCKSQQKVAILIPHRNRERHLLYLLKHLHPFLQRQQLDYGIYVIHQTGNQKFNRAKLLNIGYLEALKEEDWDCFIFHDVDLIPENDFNLYLCDTEPKHLVVGRNVTGYKLRYKGYFGGVTAMTREQFQKVNGYSNKYWGWGGEDDDLRQRVVVQKMTVVRPPAEVARYTMIFHTRDSGNEVNSQRMKLLDKVSRVWRKDGLNSCSYKLLSVEHEQLYVNFTAEVGRPEI